The Bacillus sp. Y1 genome includes the window GATTGAAGAAGGTGCCAGAAGGATTGATGGAAGCATCCGCTGTCTTGGTGCCGGTGCAGGAAACACACAGACCGAAGTACTTGTAGCGGTGCTCGACCGGTTAGGTATCCAAACGGGTGTTGATCTATACAAAATGATGGATGTAGCGGAGGAAATCGTTGCTCCTATCTTAGAAAAACCACAAGAAATCACAAAGGACGGTTTGGTGCTAGGGTATGCAGGCGTCTATTCTAGCTTTCTATTACACGCTCAGGCTGCAGCACGAAAATTTGGAATTGATTCGCGTGATATTCTCGTTGAGCTTGGAAAAATGAAAGTGGTTGGCGGTCAGGAAGATATGATTCTTGATGTTGCAGCTGAACTTGCCAAAAAACTGCAAACGGCGGGATTATAAGGAGGAAATGTAATGGCGACAGTGGAATATAAAGAGATTGCTAAATATTTGATTGCCGGAGAAATAGAGAAACGGGAGGTCGTGAAAGTAACTGAGAATATCAAGCCGGATCTTTCTGTGGAGGAAGGATATCTCGTCCAACAGGAGCTCGTTAAAATTAAGCAAGAAGAAGGGAGAAGAATTGTCGGACCTAAAATGGGTTTAACTAGCAAAGCAAAGATGCAGCAAATGAATGTAAATGAGCCCATCTATGGATATGTGTTTGATTATATGTTGATTGAAAATGGTGGAAAGGTTCATCTACAGGACATGATTCACCCAAAAGTAGAAGCAGAAATTGCTTTTGTAATCGGAGAGGACATTGAAGGACCAAACGTGACAGCAGCAGATGTGTTGTCAAAAACAGAATATGTTATTCCAGCTCTTGAACTGATTGACAGTCGGTATGTCAATTTCCAATTTACTTTACCTGATGTCATTGCTGATAATGCATCCACATCAAGAGTCGTTTTCGGCACCTCTTTTCATAAGCCGGACAAATTTGCTCTTGATTTAGTAGGTGTGACACTTTCTATTAATGGCGAAATAAAGGAATTAGGTGCAGGAGCAGCGGTACTTGGACACCCAGCGGAAGCGATTGCGATGCTAGCTAATATGCTTTCACGTAAAGGGGAGAAGGTTCGTAAGGGTGATGTGATTTTATCTGGAGCGATTACCAGTGCTATTTTGCTAGAAAAAGGTGATGTTGTCACCGGCCGGTTCGATGGATTAGGTGAAGTATCTTTCGTAGTGACAGATTAGTTATACAAGTTGAGAGAGGAGGCATCTTATGCCAATCATTCAAGTTCAAATGATGGAAGGCAGGCCAAAGGAGAAAATCGCAGAAGTGATTCAGAATATTACAAATACGGTTGCTGAAACATTGGACGCTCCAAAAGAGAGTATTCGAGTGTTAGTGACTGAGATTCCGAAAACTCATTGGGGAGTAGCAGGAGTGCCAAAGTCAAAATCGTAAGGACTATTATAGGAGGTTCATTATGACAATTGAGTTATGTACTTTAGTTCCACATGTTCCAAGTATCTGTCATGAAGATGCAGTCCCAGATTTTCAAAGAAATATGGTAGAAGGATTAAAAGAGGTGGCAAAAGATATTGAGAGAATTGCTCCTGATGTCATTGTGTTAGTATCCTGCCATTGGCCATCTACTTTCTTCCATTATGTAGATTGCACACCTGAGCATAAAGGGATTTTAACAGCCTATGAAGCTCCCGATCTAATTAAGGATATTCCATATTATTATCCAGGAGATGCTGATTTGGCAAACCAGCTTGTGCAAGCTGGAGTGAATGCTGGTTTACAAGTACAAGGAGTAAATGACCCCTATTATATTTGGGATTACGGAACAGTTGTCCCACTAAGGTATCTTGTACCGAAAGAAGATATTCCTATCATTAATCTATCAGTTACTCTTGCTGCTAGTATCGAAGAAACATATAAATGGGGTCAAGAGATTGCAAAAGTTTTGCATGCAACCGAAAAAAAAGTCGTTTTTGTATCGAGTGGTGCTTTATCTCATAATTTAGTGCGCGGCCGACATAATAAGCCAACCGTTGCGGAGCACTCTCTAGATAAGCAATTCATCGAGTTCGTAATGAACAAAGACTATCAATCTGCTTACGAAATGTTACCTGAATATGCAAGGATGGCTAGGGTTGAGTCTGGCGGACGCCATCTAGCTATGTTGTTTAGCATGCTTCAAAAGGATGATGAGGTTGCATACTTAGCAGATGGGCAATCGTCTGGAAGTTGGAACGTATTACTAACCTTTGATTCCAAAAAGGTTGTAAGCTTGGAAGCAATGGAAGATAGTAAAGCGGTAAAGAAATAAATGTCTTTTAATTAGTAGTTGTGTAAGCGTTAACAATAAAAGGAAGGTGATTTTATGCGAACGAAAGTAGGTATCATTGGAGCGGGGCCAGCTGGATTAATGCTGTCCCATCTCCTGCATCTTCAAGGAATTGACTCTATTATTCTTGAAAATCGATCGAAGGAAGAAATTGAGGGTACGATTCGTGCAGGAGTGCTCGAGCAAGGTACAGTTGATTTGCTTAATAGTACAGGAATTGGAAGTAGGATGATGAGAGAAGGGCATATTCACCATGGAATTGAACTTCAGTTTAATGGCCGCAGACATAGAATTGATATGAATGAATTGACCGATGGAAAGAGAATTATGCTTTATCCTCAACATGAGGTGATTAAGGACTTGCTT containing:
- a CDS encoding 2-keto-4-pentenoate hydratase, which translates into the protein MATVEYKEIAKYLIAGEIEKREVVKVTENIKPDLSVEEGYLVQQELVKIKQEEGRRIVGPKMGLTSKAKMQQMNVNEPIYGYVFDYMLIENGGKVHLQDMIHPKVEAEIAFVIGEDIEGPNVTAADVLSKTEYVIPALELIDSRYVNFQFTLPDVIADNASTSRVVFGTSFHKPDKFALDLVGVTLSINGEIKELGAGAAVLGHPAEAIAMLANMLSRKGEKVRKGDVILSGAITSAILLEKGDVVTGRFDGLGEVSFVVTD
- a CDS encoding 4-oxalocrotonate tautomerase; its protein translation is MPIIQVQMMEGRPKEKIAEVIQNITNTVAETLDAPKESIRVLVTEIPKTHWGVAGVPKSKS
- a CDS encoding DODA-type extradiol aromatic ring-opening family dioxygenase, producing the protein MTIELCTLVPHVPSICHEDAVPDFQRNMVEGLKEVAKDIERIAPDVIVLVSCHWPSTFFHYVDCTPEHKGILTAYEAPDLIKDIPYYYPGDADLANQLVQAGVNAGLQVQGVNDPYYIWDYGTVVPLRYLVPKEDIPIINLSVTLAASIEETYKWGQEIAKVLHATEKKVVFVSSGALSHNLVRGRHNKPTVAEHSLDKQFIEFVMNKDYQSAYEMLPEYARMARVESGGRHLAMLFSMLQKDDEVAYLADGQSSGSWNVLLTFDSKKVVSLEAMEDSKAVKK